A stretch of DNA from Thiothrix subterranea:
GCGGGTAGTCGCGTGCTTATTGCCTATCCCATCCAGTATCAAATGGGTTACTTGGGTCATATACCCCAAGGCTTTTTCCAAGCGGTCTATGTCTTTTGGCATAGCCACCGGGGAATAGCGCAGGTTATCCACCGACAGTTTAGCAATGCCGATCAGGTTATTAATTTCATGGGTAACAACGCGGACAGAATGCCCAACGGCAGCATCGCGCTGCAAACAATGGGCTTCGCGTTCAATCACGGTGCAGTGCAATTGCGCCGCAAACAATTCCTGCAATTCGGCGTGTAAAGCGTGCCCGAATCGAAAAAACAAGGCCGCCAGCCCCACATAGCCCAGCAACCAATACCACCAGGGAATAACACTACAAAAGACCCCGCCCAGCACAAACACCACCGTCGTCAGAATCAGCGGCAAAATTACCTGCACCAGCAAACGGTAATAATGCCGCCGTAAATACGTGTCCCACGCCGCATCCTGAATCGGTGGTTGTACCTGCATGAATCCTCACTGGGTCAAGTTACAACACCCCTAAACGTGTTGCGGCCTGCACCGCTTCTGTCCGATTACGCGCATGGAGGGTGCGCAAAATCGCACTCACGTGCAGTTTCACTGTGCCATCCGAACAATTCAGCTCTCTGGCAATGGATTTATTGGGCAAACCGCGTGCCATCAAGCGAATGACATCGCGCTGACGCGGTGTCAAACCACTGTTATCAGTCGGTGGTGGCAAATTCGGGGGAGGTGGGTCTTTCGGTTCAGCCCGTTGACGCACCTCGGCTAACATCGACGGCGAAATATAAATTTCCCCCGCCAAAATCAAATGCAACGCATTTTTCACATCGCCTACGCCCGCTGACTTCGCGATATAACCTCGCGCACCCTTGGCAAGGGCTTGATTCATCATCTCTGAATTGTCTGAGCCAGAAATAATGACAATCGGGGTCTCCACCGCAACACTGGCGTGTAACGTCTCTAAGCCCGCCACACCGCTTTGCCCCGGTAGAAAAACATCCAACATAATCAGATCGAACGGTGCATATTGGCGCACCACGCCTGCGGCTTCTTCCACCGAACCGACTTCAAATACCGCTGCACTGGGGTAAAAACGTTCGAGCAGACTGCCTAACGCCTCACGGAATAACGGGTGATCATCCACAATCAAAATACGCATGATTAAGCCCCTTGACACACGTCACACAACACTCAAAAGGTATGCCTAATCATATAGATATTTCGGGATAAATTTCGACAACAGATATAACTATTAGCAGCTTTTTTAATGACTATTTGACTTATCGCATTATTTTTAGACGTTAATCCCCACCCCAACGCAATTCCCCGCTCTGCTCCAAATCGTACCCCTGATACACCAGCGCGGCTTTTTGGCAACTA
This window harbors:
- a CDS encoding response regulator transcription factor, producing MRILIVDDHPLFREALGSLLERFYPSAAVFEVGSVEEAAGVVRQYAPFDLIMLDVFLPGQSGVAGLETLHASVAVETPIVIISGSDNSEMMNQALAKGARGYIAKSAGVGDVKNALHLILAGEIYISPSMLAEVRQRAEPKDPPPPNLPPPTDNSGLTPRQRDVIRLMARGLPNKSIARELNCSDGTVKLHVSAILRTLHARNRTEAVQAATRLGVL
- a CDS encoding HAMP domain-containing sensor histidine kinase, translated to MQVQPPIQDAAWDTYLRRHYYRLLVQVILPLILTTVVFVLGGVFCSVIPWWYWLLGYVGLAALFFRFGHALHAELQELFAAQLHCTVIEREAHCLQRDAAVGHSVRVVTHEINNLIGIAKLSVDNLRYSPVAMPKDIDRLEKALGYMTQVTHLILDGIGNKHATTRTLSLAELQEDVRLLIGHGQSYPQVALSVVFPPDAAQYSFEERTGATYLIIHNLVKNALEAVEARFGDQLGGEVRVTAEVLNNQIVIAVEDNGVGMTAAQIEAVMRGNGQSFKVNGHGLGLGFVLGECERNGFLFKVTQGEGQGAGFQLQINVKAQR